One Purpureocillium takamizusanense chromosome 1, complete sequence genomic window carries:
- a CDS encoding uncharacterized protein (COG:S~EggNog:ENOG503P500~TransMembrane:1 (o493-510i)), with product MDALVGTLLREERAAAASRQKSCNACVRGKRRCDKRTPRCTRCANKGLECVYQRMPPPSSPHQHHHHHHLNQQQHHTSAATSSTTPNSTNGGIATTTATANNNNNNISISSSSSNSNHIANACSGSSASSTANCTPPGLGDVPDFDMGFDMDSLGTDTSSESMHNGAANCSHHHAAAAAGTDDSSNVGNLLGGVDFSIVDLMNASGGAGAADIWNLHPGYHDAGVGSGKLDIPPLPSMPPATTMTEVLEQQQQQQQQQQQEQQESQLHQQRQQQQPVRDLSVLKANEQACLDVDPLLVHDPRTRVGFIVSFLTNLHSTFAATRALPFIHPRLWSTQLPKTILAAYAAAAAYSGRSPANKAWAMRLLADAARDVHREGERAATPTDKLARVQALTVLNSMRVFDGDVGMRAAAEREMCVMLAWVKDLEFAKDELEAESRVNGHRVGSREANPKSWEVSQSAPCLRRLPSPVHGPERRGQNANVSLQSWIFLESARRSIMAAYAFMCVIYVLKSEERMQFPSFLPLLPQPPPPQQQQPLAIFSPTTWANLGLFSHAADCGMWSETQSFTASSHLWDAASSVEFYRAWREKPQWWIENLSFKDFWMYGRPGDIDEFTRLMLTTQVGTDAMDHFMEGETTIPV from the exons ATggatgccctcgtcggcacgcTGCtccgcgaggagcgcgccgccgccgcgtcccggcAAAAGAGCTGCAACGCCTGCGTCCGCGGCAAGCGGCGCTGCGACAAGCGGACGCCTCGGTGCACGCGTTGCGCCAACAAGGGGCTCGAGTGCGTCTACCAgcggatgccgccgccgtcgtcacctcatcagcatcatcaccaccaccatctgaaccagcagcagcaccacacctcggcggcgacgtcctcgacgacgcccaacTCTACCaatggcggcatcgccaccaccaccgccaccgccaataacaacaacaacaacatcagcattagcagcagcagcagcaacagcaaccaCATCGCCAACGCCTGCTCCGGCTCTTCCGCCTCCAGCACCGCCAACTGCACGCCGCCGGGGCTCGGCGACGTGCCCGACTTCGACATGGGGTTTGACATGGACAGCCTGGGCACCGACACGAGCTCCGAGAGCATGCAcaatggcgccgccaacTGCAGCCatcaccacgccgccgctgctgcggggaccgacgacagcagcaacgtCGGTaacctcctcggcggcgtcgacttcTCCATTGTGGACCTCATGAacgcctcgggcggcgccggtgccgccgacaTCTGGAACCTGCATCCGGGTTATCACGATGCTGgtgtcggcagcggcaagctcgacattccgccgctgccgtcgatgccgcctgCGACGACCATGACGGAGGTCCtcgagcaacagcagcagcagcagcagcaacaacaacaagaacaacaagAGTCTCAGCTCCaccagcaacggcaacagcagcagcccgtaCGCGATCTCTCCGTGCTCAAGGCCAACGAGCAGGCctgcctcgacgtcgaccccCTGCTGGTGCACGACCCGCGCACGCGCGTCGGCTTCATCGTCTCCTTTCTCACCAACCTGCACTCGACCTTTGCCGCGACGCGCGCCCTGCCCTTCATCCACCCGCGCCTCTGGTCCACGCAACTGCCCAAGACGATACTCGCCGcctacgccgccgcggccgcctaCTCGGGCCGCTCCCCCGCCAACAAGGCCTGGGCCatgcgcctcctcgccgacgccgcccgcgacgtccaccgcgagggcgagcgcgccgccacccctaCCGACAAGCTCGCCCGTGTCCAGGCCCTGACGGTGCTCAACTCGATGCGCGTCtttgacggcgacgtcggcatgcgcgccgccgccgagcgcgaaATGTGCGTCATGCTCGCCTGGGTCAAGGACCTGGAGTTTgccaaggacgagctcgaggccgagtcgCGCGTCAACGGCCACCGCGTGGGCAGCAGGGAGGCCAACCCCAAGAGCTGGGAGGTGAGTCAATCCGCCCCTTGCTTGCGTCGTTTGCCCTCCCCCGTTCACGGACCAGAGAGGAGGGGACAGAACGCTAACGTGTCTTTGCAGAGTTGGATCTTCCTCGAAAGCGCCCGGcgcagcatcatggccgcctaCGCATTCATGTGCGTCATCTACGTGCTCAAATCGGAAGAACGTATGCAGTTCCCCTCTTTCCTTCCCTTGCTgcctcagccgccgccaccgcagcagcagcaaccccTTGCTATCTTTTCACCGACTACCTGGGCTAATCTTGGACTCTTCTCGCACGCAGCCGACTGTGGCATGTGGAGCGAGACACAGAGCTTTACCGCCTCGAGCCACCTCTGGGACGCGGCGTCCTCGGTCGAGTTCTACCGCGCCTGGCGCGAGAAGCCGCAGTGGTGGATCGAGAACCTGTCCTTTAAGGACTTTTGGATGTACGGGCGACCGGGCGATATCGACGAGTTTACCCGCTTAATGCTCACGAC GCAAGTGGGCACTGATGCCATGGACCACTTTATGgagggcgagacgacgaTTCCTGTGTGA
- a CDS encoding uncharacterized protein (COG:K~EggNog:ENOG503NUK1), with protein MTTAMETQTTQQQQRPVPTKAAGLTNILNQDDRPPNHNIPPPQLRDSGFYSTAEASSKHTSAASFSANGLSPTGSSYQSSGDKTPSPVAANMVPQALLSPSASNMSVASMVSPTSPSGNDHRRYDRPTSLESHGQNGATLGETLTPVASAARRESVDSRINQGFSDMRLGGSPYTSNNQSTSSIQNTLHSQRNPRPGLEALSVHRISNGYQPSAERNPEPKTVRTAPAITGPATGHIARAAEPTKGQAWAFPEEEIQRVGPPGRYDDSRRSSITESIASSQFTTESRLPPGQRRLDDAPDHARMSQASEYPSVHHHTMQHKQLSDLQAEEGGGPTGSQPYSRTPELRVSHKLAERKRRTEMKELFDQLRDLMPQERGSKASKWEILTKAIAEHQRQSEHLRLLQSHYNTALAEIEMLRRELHGMRMEGAHPPSHAQQGPPPPQQPPSSQGGSYAPDPYANANRTELPPLRSISNSIPNGPDSMTGVQYEAPRVNGYRSERY; from the exons ATGACCACCGCCATGGAAACTCAGACTactcagcagcagcagcggcctgtGCCGACCAAAGCTGCGGGCCTGACGAATATTCTGAACCAGGATGATCGGCCGCCAAACCACaacatcccgccgccgcaatTGCGCGATTCCGGCTTTTACTCGACGGCAGAGGCTTCCAGCAAGC AcacgtcggcagcctcgttTAGCGCAAACGGCCTCAGCCCGACTGGCTCCAGCTATCAGTCCTCGGGCGACAAGACGCcttcgcccgtcgccgcaaaCATGGTGCCACAGGCCCTTCTCTCTCCGTCTGCCAGCAACATGAGCGTCGCCTCCATGGTATCCCCGACGAGCCCCAGCGGCAACGACCATCGCCGATACGATCGACCAACGTCGTTGGAGTCTCACGGGCAAAACGGGGCGACCCTGGGCGAGACCCTCACGCCTGTTGCttcggccgcgcgccgggAGAGCGTGGACAGCAGGATTAACCAGGGTTTCAGCGATATGCGACTGGGAGGATCTCCGTACACGAGCAACAACCAGTCGACCAGCTCCATCCAGAACACGCTGCACTCGCAGCGGAATCCCCGGCCAGGGCTCGAAGCCTTGTCCGTGCACAGAATCTCCAACGGATACCAGCCGAGTGCTGAGAGGAACCCTGAGCCCAAGACAGTCAGGACCGCCCCAGCCATTACCGGCCCCGCCACGGGACACATCGCTCGTGCCGCAGAGCCGACTAAGGGTCAGGCGTGGGCTTtccccgaggaggagatccAAAGAGTCGGCCCCCCGGGTCGATATGACGACTCGCGGCGTAGCAGCATCACCGAGTCTATTGCCAGCAGCCAGTTCACCACCGagtcgcggctgccgcccGGCCAGCGCCGACTTGATGACGCACCCGACCACGCACGCATGTCGCAGGCATCCGAGTACCCGTCGGTGCACCATCACACGATGCAGCACAAGCAACTCAGCGATTTGCAGgccgaagaaggcggcggtccCACGGGATCGCAGCCGTACAGCAGGACTCCCGAACTGCGTGTGAGCCACAAGCTTGCTGAGCGGAAACGTCGTACCGAGATGAAGGAGCTCTTTGACCAGTTGCGAGACCTGATGCCCCAGGAGCGCGGCTCGAAAGCCTCCAAGTGGGAGATCTTGACTAAAG CCATCGCAGAACATCAGAGGCAGTCGGAGCATCTCCGGCTCCTTCAGTCGCACTACAACACAGCCCTAGCCGAAATCGAGATGCTGCGTCGCGAGCTGCATGGCATGAGGATGGAAGGCGCACACCCTCCGTCGCACGCCCAGCaaggcccgccgccgccacagcagccACCGAGCTCGCAAGGGGGCTCGTATGCGCCAGATCCCTACGCCAACGCGAACCGGACAGAGCTGCCGCCTCTCCGATCCATTAGCAACAGCATACCGAACGGGCCTGACTCGATGACGGGCGTGCAGTACGAGGCGCCTCGTGTGAATGGGTACCGATCAGAGCGATACTGA